The genomic interval AACCGCTTTGCAGAGGAAAAGACTCCTGATATGCTTTATAAAAACGGGGATGGAATCCGCCGAATAATTTCGACATGGCAATATCCATTTCGCGGTGACCATAATAAACAGCGGGATCGAATAAAGCGGCTTTGTCCACATCTAAAATCATCACATTCCCGCTCCACAAATCGCCATGCAACAAGGCCGGTAATTCGATTGGGAAAAGATGTTCCAGTTTCACATACAATTTTTGAAATTGCTCATACAAATTCCGCGAAATTTTCTTTTCAAGCAAAGCCTTCATGGCCATGGGTTCTAATCGCTGCTGCACATAAAAATTCCACCAGGAACTGTTTTCCTGATTCACTTGTATCAGTGAGCCGATATAATTCTGGTTTTTCCAACCGTAATGTTCACCATGTTGCTGGTGAATACGTGCGAGACCATGACCCAAAACTTCCCATCCTTTCGCGCTATTGGTCTCTGATTTTATCCGATCGTCCTTTTCCAAAAATTCTAAAACCAAATATGAAGAGGATTTAAAACTTCCTGAAAAATA from Flavobacteriales bacterium carries:
- a CDS encoding fructosamine kinase family protein; translated protein: DSCVEVHMKSSPFSLHIQQKLSAYFEAEISIISAEMVHGGSINECFVLHTTQGDFFLKRNDAVEFPEMFEHEKEGLQLLHQAGALQVPKVYFSGSFKSSSYLVLEFLEKDDRIKSETNSAKGWEVLGHGLARIHQQHGEHYGWKNQNYIGSLIQVNQENSSWWNFYVQQRLEPMAMKALLEKKISRNLYEQFQKLYVKLEHLFPIELPALLHGDLWSGNVMILDVDKAALFDPAVYYGHREMDIAMSKLFGGFHPRFYKAYQESFPLQSGWEERVEIAQLYPLLVHACLFGGGYPKQIEAILKKWE